From Nitrosopumilus sp. b3, the proteins below share one genomic window:
- a CDS encoding helix-turn-helix transcriptional regulator: MQELFQSKKIVDDERKQIILEILADKYCKQILHNTLEKPKSAMEISNEKKIPISTVYRRLQTLYDAKLLAISGSINQDGKKYFLYKSKVKSISLKCDLEVTTVELFPNISGGCDNDLW, from the coding sequence ATGCAGGAATTATTTCAATCTAAAAAGATAGTTGATGATGAAAGAAAGCAAATTATTTTAGAAATTCTAGCTGATAAATATTGCAAACAAATTCTCCATAATACTTTAGAAAAGCCAAAATCTGCCATGGAGATTTCTAATGAAAAAAAGATTCCAATTAGTACTGTCTATCGAAGACTACAAACACTTTATGATGCAAAATTACTGGCAATATCTGGATCCATCAATCAGGATGGAAAAAAATACTTTCTATACAAAAGTAAGGTGAAATCAATTTCTTTAAAATGTGATTTAGAAGTTACAACAGTTGAACTTTTTCCTAATATTTCTGGGGGTTGTGACAACGATCTCTGGTGA
- a CDS encoding plastocyanin/azurin family copper-binding protein — MEQLSKKIVLSTIVFSILLISFSVNFVNAQSVPEWVKNTALWYGEGVVSEQEFLNMVKFLIENGVIVIDSVDTEKVTHQALVTIPNGNSEVASAGFYLPLNLEISKDTKVTWVNDDSVPHNIQSLDATGKVIDWFNSPPLYTGDKYEFVFDEPGVYNYYCSFHPWRVGSITVK, encoded by the coding sequence ATGGAACAGTTATCAAAAAAAATAGTTCTTTCGACAATAGTATTTTCAATTTTACTGATTTCATTTTCAGTGAATTTTGTAAATGCACAATCAGTTCCAGAATGGGTAAAAAATACAGCATTATGGTATGGAGAAGGAGTTGTTTCAGAACAAGAATTTCTAAACATGGTAAAATTTTTGATTGAAAATGGAGTCATTGTTATAGATAGTGTTGATACTGAAAAAGTTACACATCAAGCATTAGTCACAATTCCAAATGGAAACTCAGAGGTTGCAAGTGCAGGATTTTACCTACCATTGAATCTAGAAATCTCTAAAGACACTAAAGTTACATGGGTAAATGATGATTCAGTACCACACAACATTCAGAGTCTAGATGCAACTGGAAAAGTAATTGATTGGTTTAACAGTCCCCCATTATACACAGGTGATAAATATGAATTCGTTTTTGATGAACCTGGTGTTTACAACTACTATTGTTCATTCCATCCTTGGAGAGTAGGTTCAATTACAGTAAAGTAG
- a CDS encoding enoyl-CoA hydratase-related protein, with amino-acid sequence MSLVTTSTSDGICTVKINRPDKLNAMNTDVAKELIKTFEELNHDDNVKVIILTGEGEKAFSAGADIEYMSKISAEESVDYAKTGQLVTSTVELVKQPTIAAVNGFALGGGCELAMSCDIRIAADTAKLGQPEVTIGVPPGWGGTQRLMRIVGIAKAKELVYTGKMIKADEAKEIGLVNHVVPLASLQEEALKMAQQIAGNSTMGVQMSKVAINKGRNADLDTGLGLEILAWRNCFTHPDREERMTAFVNKSKK; translated from the coding sequence ATGTCACTAGTTACCACATCTACTTCTGATGGCATTTGTACTGTCAAAATTAACAGACCTGACAAACTCAATGCTATGAATACAGATGTTGCAAAAGAACTAATCAAAACTTTTGAGGAACTAAATCATGATGATAATGTAAAAGTTATCATTTTGACTGGTGAAGGAGAAAAGGCATTTTCTGCTGGTGCAGATATTGAATACATGTCAAAAATCTCCGCAGAGGAATCAGTTGACTATGCTAAAACTGGTCAACTTGTTACTTCAACTGTTGAATTAGTAAAACAACCAACTATTGCTGCCGTTAATGGTTTTGCTTTAGGTGGAGGCTGTGAGCTTGCAATGTCATGTGATATTAGAATAGCAGCAGATACTGCTAAACTTGGACAACCAGAAGTAACCATCGGAGTTCCACCTGGATGGGGAGGAACTCAAAGATTAATGCGAATTGTGGGAATAGCAAAAGCAAAAGAACTTGTTTACACGGGTAAAATGATCAAAGCTGATGAAGCAAAAGAAATAGGTCTTGTAAACCATGTAGTTCCTCTTGCATCATTACAAGAAGAAGCTTTGAAAATGGCACAACAAATAGCTGGAAACTCTACAATGGGTGTTCAAATGTCTAAAGTTGCAATTAACAAAGGACGAAATGCAGATCTTGATACTGGTCTTGGACTTGAAATACTTGCATGGAGAAATTGCTTCACTCATCCAGATAGAGAAGAGCGTATGACAGCATTTGTAAACAAGTCAAAAAAATAG